One region of Haloprofundus salilacus genomic DNA includes:
- a CDS encoding DUF1328 family protein has translation MLAELANATAAVPLQSGGFLELAVLFIVLAIVSYVVGARGIAGVTMEIARILILVFIVLAILSFLL, from the coding sequence ATGCTAGCCGAACTCGCGAACGCGACGGCGGCGGTTCCATTGCAGTCCGGCGGGTTCCTCGAACTCGCTGTGCTGTTCATCGTGCTGGCTATCGTCTCCTACGTAGTCGGTGCGCGAGGAATCGCTGGCGTCACGATGGAGATCGCCCGGATCCTCATCCTCGTGTTCATCGTACTGGCGATACTGTCGTTCTTACTGTAG
- a CDS encoding DUF7545 family protein — translation MVDTETYTIEGPDGDSDSVELPAGLVDVLSEQGEQPTEVVGDILLLSFVQRAHAIVHHSEGETPEDLVEINEKGEELFEERFGMTLAEATGHSH, via the coding sequence ATGGTCGACACCGAGACGTACACCATCGAAGGACCCGACGGCGACAGCGACTCCGTCGAACTGCCCGCCGGACTCGTCGACGTGCTCTCCGAACAGGGCGAGCAACCGACGGAAGTCGTCGGCGACATCTTACTGCTCTCGTTCGTCCAGCGCGCGCACGCCATCGTCCACCACTCGGAGGGGGAGACGCCGGAGGACCTTGTCGAGATCAACGAGAAAGGCGAAGAACTGTTCGAGGAGCGCTTCGGCATGACGCTCGCCGAGGCGACGGGTCACTCGCACTGA
- a CDS encoding acetate--CoA ligase family protein: MGALSELFAPGRIAVVGATAREGSIGRAITQNLVDDYDGEVVPVNPNYDEVLGLSCVDSVGESDADLAVVVVPPQIAVDAVREAGESGVENVVVITAGFGETGSEGAARERELREVAEAHDINLVGPNSLGVMSTPNGMNATFGPDNALEGGLSFMSQSGAFITAVLDWANDEGVGFKDVVSLGNKAVLDETDFVAEWGDDPDTDVVIGYLEGIEEGRKFIDTAREVTQETPILLVKSGKTDAGAQAASSHTGTIAGSDRAYEAGLEQAGVLRASSPQELFDAAQMLANQPLPESKNIAVITNAGGPGVMATDAVGESDLEMATFSDETLDAFGEKLPEEGNIYNPVDVVGDADIDRFRDALDIALADENVGCALVLSAPTAVLDYGELAEATVELREKHGKPVAACFMGGERVDAAEGVLREAGIPNYFDPARAVESLDALGEYRDIQHREYDDPIEFDVDREHVQSILEEAADRGDTRIGVEAMDLLDAYGIPTPTGDIVDDPADAVAVAHDIGGDVVMKIVSPDILHKSDIGGVKVGVSNEEVYDAYEDLVTRARNYQPDATILGVQVQEMVNLDDGVETIVGMNRDPQFGPLLMFGLGGIFVEILEDTTFRVAPVSESEAREMTDEIQTAPLLRGARGRDPVDRDAIVETIQRLSQLVSDFPAILELDINPLVALPKEGDGTGVQAVDVRLTIDPDQL, encoded by the coding sequence ATGGGAGCGCTATCTGAACTGTTCGCGCCGGGACGCATCGCCGTCGTCGGCGCGACTGCGCGTGAGGGGTCCATCGGCCGCGCCATCACGCAGAACCTCGTCGACGACTACGACGGCGAGGTCGTGCCGGTGAACCCGAACTACGACGAGGTGCTCGGACTCTCGTGTGTCGACTCCGTCGGCGAGAGCGACGCCGACCTCGCGGTGGTCGTCGTCCCGCCGCAGATCGCAGTCGACGCCGTCAGAGAGGCCGGAGAGAGCGGCGTGGAGAACGTCGTGGTCATCACCGCCGGATTCGGCGAAACCGGCAGCGAGGGCGCGGCCCGCGAGCGAGAGCTCCGCGAGGTCGCCGAAGCGCACGACATCAACCTCGTCGGACCGAACAGCCTCGGAGTCATGAGTACGCCGAACGGGATGAACGCCACCTTCGGCCCAGACAACGCACTCGAAGGCGGTCTCTCCTTCATGAGCCAGTCAGGCGCGTTCATCACCGCCGTTCTCGACTGGGCCAACGACGAGGGCGTCGGCTTCAAAGACGTCGTCTCGCTGGGCAACAAGGCCGTCCTCGACGAGACGGATTTCGTCGCCGAGTGGGGCGACGACCCCGACACCGACGTGGTCATCGGTTACCTCGAAGGCATCGAGGAGGGACGAAAGTTCATCGACACCGCCCGCGAGGTGACGCAGGAGACGCCGATTCTACTCGTCAAATCGGGCAAGACCGACGCCGGGGCGCAGGCCGCGTCGTCGCACACGGGGACCATCGCCGGGTCGGACCGCGCCTACGAGGCGGGTCTCGAACAGGCGGGCGTGCTGCGCGCGTCGTCGCCGCAAGAACTGTTCGACGCGGCGCAGATGCTCGCCAACCAGCCGCTGCCGGAGTCGAAGAACATTGCCGTCATCACGAACGCGGGCGGTCCCGGCGTGATGGCGACCGACGCAGTCGGTGAGTCCGACCTCGAGATGGCGACGTTCTCCGACGAGACACTCGACGCCTTCGGCGAGAAACTGCCCGAGGAAGGAAACATCTACAACCCGGTCGACGTGGTCGGCGACGCCGACATCGACCGCTTCCGCGACGCGCTCGACATCGCGCTCGCCGACGAGAACGTCGGCTGCGCGCTCGTCCTCTCGGCGCCGACGGCAGTGCTCGACTACGGCGAACTCGCTGAAGCGACGGTCGAACTCCGCGAGAAACACGGGAAACCGGTCGCCGCCTGCTTCATGGGCGGTGAGCGCGTCGACGCCGCCGAAGGCGTGCTGCGCGAGGCAGGCATCCCGAACTACTTCGACCCCGCCCGCGCCGTCGAGAGCCTCGACGCCCTCGGCGAGTACCGCGACATCCAGCACCGCGAATACGACGATCCCATCGAGTTCGACGTCGACCGCGAGCACGTCCAGTCGATACTGGAGGAGGCGGCGGACCGCGGCGACACGCGCATCGGAGTGGAGGCGATGGACCTGCTCGACGCCTACGGCATCCCCACGCCGACGGGCGATATCGTCGACGACCCCGCCGACGCCGTCGCCGTCGCCCACGACATCGGCGGCGACGTGGTGATGAAGATCGTCAGTCCGGACATCCTCCACAAGTCCGACATCGGCGGCGTCAAAGTCGGCGTTTCGAACGAGGAGGTGTACGACGCGTACGAGGACCTCGTAACTCGGGCGCGCAACTACCAACCGGACGCGACGATTCTCGGCGTCCAGGTCCAGGAGATGGTGAACCTCGACGACGGCGTCGAGACCATCGTCGGGATGAACCGCGACCCGCAGTTCGGGCCACTGCTGATGTTCGGTCTCGGGGGCATCTTCGTCGAGATTCTGGAGGACACGACGTTCCGCGTCGCGCCCGTCTCCGAGAGCGAAGCCCGCGAGATGACCGACGAGATTCAGACCGCGCCGCTGCTCCGCGGTGCGCGCGGCCGCGACCCGGTCGACCGCGACGCCATCGTCGAGACCATCCAGCGACTCTCGCAACTCGTGTCGGACTTCCCGGCCATCCTCGAACTCGACATCAACCCGCTCGTCGCGCTCCCGAAAGAAGGCGACGGGACGGGCGTACAGGCCGTCGACGTGCGACTGACCATCGACCCGGACCAACTATAA
- a CDS encoding SDR family NAD(P)-dependent oxidoreductase: MGRLSPTFEGDTVVVTGASSGIGRAIALAFADAGATVLNADVREEPKDLDATTPTHELARERGATAEFLECDVSDPAELKAVVEHARGYGGVDVMINNAGIHVSKRFREVTPEDLRRVHEVNTYGAFFGTQLAAEEMITRGEGGVVVNTASTTMGVAEWEHSHYATTKGAIRMLTRSAALELAQHGVRVNAVAPGPVATEITEGWSELAREVGPDEERADQPTLPLRAATPDELPGAYLFLASEDASFVTGETVWVDGGGHVC, from the coding sequence ATGGGACGTTTATCGCCGACGTTCGAAGGAGACACGGTCGTCGTCACCGGCGCGAGTTCCGGTATCGGGCGAGCAATCGCGCTCGCGTTCGCCGACGCCGGTGCGACGGTACTGAACGCCGACGTGCGCGAGGAGCCGAAAGACCTCGACGCAACCACGCCGACGCACGAACTCGCGCGAGAGCGCGGAGCCACCGCCGAGTTCCTCGAATGCGACGTGAGCGACCCCGCCGAACTGAAGGCTGTGGTCGAACACGCACGCGGCTACGGCGGCGTCGACGTGATGATCAACAACGCCGGAATCCACGTCAGCAAGCGGTTCCGCGAGGTTACCCCCGAGGACCTCAGGCGCGTCCACGAGGTGAACACCTACGGCGCGTTCTTCGGCACGCAACTCGCGGCCGAGGAGATGATTACGCGCGGCGAGGGCGGCGTCGTCGTCAACACCGCGTCGACGACGATGGGCGTCGCCGAGTGGGAACACTCGCACTACGCGACGACGAAGGGGGCGATTCGGATGCTCACGCGGAGCGCGGCGCTCGAACTCGCCCAGCACGGCGTGCGCGTCAACGCCGTCGCACCCGGTCCCGTCGCCACCGAGATCACCGAGGGCTGGTCCGAGCTCGCCCGCGAGGTCGGCCCGGACGAGGAGCGCGCCGACCAGCCCACGCTCCCGCTACGCGCGGCGACGCCCGACGAACTCCCGGGTGCGTACCTCTTTTTGGCTAGTGAGGACGCCTCGTTCGTCACCGGCGAGACGGTGTGGGTCGACGGCGGCGGCCACGTCTGTTGA
- a CDS encoding YbaK/EbsC family protein: protein MHPRAQAFAERAADAYDLDVTVREFPEGTKTAADAADAIGCEVGQIASSLVFSAANGGATGTETLVVAVTSGANRVDEGTLAGELGVPADAVSMADPELIRERIGWAIGGVPPFCHDSDVRTLLDPTLTEYETVWAAAGTPSAVFALTPESLREHADADVVDVTTSTT, encoded by the coding sequence ATGCATCCACGCGCACAGGCGTTCGCCGAACGCGCCGCCGACGCCTACGACCTCGACGTGACCGTTCGCGAGTTTCCCGAAGGGACGAAGACGGCCGCCGACGCCGCCGACGCTATCGGCTGTGAAGTCGGTCAGATCGCCAGCAGCCTCGTCTTCTCCGCCGCGAACGGCGGGGCGACAGGGACGGAGACGCTCGTCGTCGCCGTCACCAGCGGCGCTAACCGCGTCGACGAGGGGACGCTCGCCGGCGAACTCGGCGTCCCCGCCGACGCCGTCTCGATGGCCGACCCCGAACTGATTCGGGAGCGAATCGGCTGGGCCATTGGCGGCGTCCCGCCGTTCTGCCACGACTCGGACGTCCGAACGCTGCTGGACCCGACGCTCACCGAATACGAGACGGTGTGGGCCGCCGCCGGGACGCCCAGCGCCGTCTTCGCGCTCACGCCCGAATCGCTTCGAGAACACGCCGACGCCGACGTGGTCGACGTGACGACTAGCACGACGTGA
- a CDS encoding putative manganese transporter, which yields MGEFVPVAQAGLPNELFDIFLGSIRDGFVQVSAFVAVTVLLFSYVQYRTDGRLVERLESEEKYQPLVGALMGLTPGCGGAIVMMPLYVRGSVSFGTVVATLVATAGDSAFVIIALAPEAGLYAYGLAFVSAVVFGYAIDRFGMGVGRVDSAVARMGRTVTDGGVAAPAVGNQVHHYEDVQSCEVDGTIRDAPVLRRVSQAALALWWVAAAGGLVAGVLYLIRGAPEVPMIADASFAGAFTVFGLVGTTLSFYLYFVGRRYVGHGHVGQARDTFRNVYETLTHAAMETSFVTVWVIAAYLLYEYGILLTGVDLQVFAAAAGVLAPIGAALVGLIPGCGPQILLATAYAEGAIPFSALTANAISQDGDALFPLLAIDKKAAIVASIYTTVPALVVGIGLHLAFGPMFGFGVL from the coding sequence ATGGGTGAGTTCGTACCCGTCGCTCAGGCCGGTCTGCCGAACGAGCTGTTCGACATCTTCCTTGGATCTATACGCGACGGTTTCGTGCAGGTAAGCGCGTTCGTCGCGGTGACGGTGTTGCTGTTCAGTTACGTCCAGTATCGGACCGACGGTCGGCTCGTCGAGCGCCTTGAATCCGAGGAGAAGTACCAACCGCTCGTCGGCGCGCTGATGGGGTTGACCCCGGGGTGCGGCGGCGCTATCGTGATGATGCCGCTGTACGTCCGCGGGAGCGTCTCCTTCGGGACGGTGGTCGCGACGCTGGTTGCGACGGCCGGCGACTCCGCGTTCGTCATCATCGCGCTCGCACCCGAAGCGGGACTGTACGCCTACGGACTTGCCTTCGTCTCGGCGGTCGTCTTCGGCTATGCCATCGACCGCTTCGGGATGGGTGTGGGCCGCGTCGACAGCGCGGTAGCCCGCATGGGCCGAACGGTGACCGACGGTGGCGTCGCCGCACCCGCCGTCGGCAACCAAGTCCACCATTACGAGGACGTCCAGAGCTGCGAAGTCGACGGGACCATCCGCGACGCCCCAGTACTCCGCCGCGTGAGCCAAGCCGCCCTCGCGCTCTGGTGGGTCGCCGCCGCCGGTGGTCTCGTCGCCGGCGTCCTCTACCTGATTCGAGGCGCGCCCGAGGTGCCGATGATCGCCGACGCGAGTTTCGCGGGCGCGTTCACCGTCTTCGGTCTCGTCGGGACGACGCTCTCGTTTTACCTCTACTTCGTCGGTCGACGCTACGTCGGCCACGGCCACGTGGGACAGGCCCGCGACACGTTCAGAAACGTCTACGAGACGCTCACGCACGCGGCGATGGAGACATCGTTCGTCACCGTCTGGGTCATCGCGGCGTACCTCCTGTACGAGTACGGCATCCTCCTGACCGGCGTCGACCTGCAGGTGTTCGCCGCCGCCGCGGGCGTTCTCGCGCCCATCGGCGCGGCACTCGTCGGGTTGATTCCCGGTTGCGGCCCGCAGATCCTGCTCGCGACAGCGTACGCCGAGGGCGCGATCCCGTTCTCGGCGCTGACGGCGAACGCCATCAGCCAGGACGGCGACGCACTGTTCCCGCTCCTAGCCATCGACAAGAAGGCGGCCATCGTCGCCAGCATCTACACGACGGTTCCGGCGCTCGTCGTCGGTATCGGTCTCCACCTCGCGTTCGGCCCGATGTTCGGCTTCGGGGTGCTCTGA